AACTTACCACTTTTTCCCCCACTAGATTTATATTAGATTTGATCAGATTTATATATTTATCCAGTAGGCTAAGGAAAATTCAGAATTCAGttcaaacatttatttaaaattcaattaaattaaacaaaaattgaattaaaacatGCAGGCCACAGTAAAGTAACCTACAGTAGGCTATAGTATGTAGATGTAAATAACCATGTAAATTAAAACGAGGCAAATGGGTCTTACAGCAATGtgggcttattattattattattattattattattattattattattattattattattattattattatcgttattagtggtagtagaagtagttgtagAAGTAGTATTTGAGATACATGACAGgctagaataaaatagaatagtcTGTGTAAAGTGCCaagtattaaaaaaagaaatggccTATTAATCTACAAACATAGATGAAAACTAAAGGTGAGAGGAGAGAAACAGAATAGATGATAGGAATATGAAATGTAAATAGGCTATGAGTATAATGATACACAGAACACTACAACAATTGAAAAAAACGGGAATAATTACcgaaaatgaattaaatacaaaCTCCAACATACTGTACCTAAATGGTAAAATGACACAGCCTACTGGTAGGCAATAGGTAGCAAAATTACAGTGTTGATGAATCGGTGGCCTATATAGACAGGAATTAAAATACAGACTCGCTGAAATAGCCAATCACAAAGGTTTATAAATGCATTCAAAATCTAAATGTCCAAGGGTTGATGGTTGTTGGTTTTGGGGTAAATTACTGTAGGTGTTGACTGTGCTCTGTGTGCTTCAGTGCCCGCTGTGCATACTGTTATAGGCGGAGTTGGTTCCCAGCATAAACAGCATCGTGCACAGAGCGCAGAGCGGCGCCCCACCACCGCCTTTGCGTCAACCGTCCTCACACAGTCAATGACACAACACAACACCAGCCCTCGCAGCATCCGCATCTCACGGCCAAGAGGACCAGGAGCACATCTTCATCTCAGCATCCATTCCACAACTGTCTGCTATCCTCTGCGCACTATCAACAACAGGCGCGTTCATCCACCGCTTGCTTTTTTGCATCGGCTtggattatttttctttgttaCGTTTTTATCAGCGAGATGGttttacagtgattttttttttcttctacggAAAAACAGGTTACTGCGTGAGCCGCGGAGCATCTTTGCAGCTAAGCTATTTTTCCCTTTGAACAGGAGATCGGGTGAGTTGCAAATAGTGATATGTTGGTCACACATTTTCCTCTTGAAAGTATAGGACTTTAAATTACATATTCGTGCAGCCATGATATTAGAAATAGAAGTGATGGGCAGCCTATTTCACTCGGAAGAATGAATGCGACGACATAAAGCTGCAGGTTTTAACCAATGCGTTTATTAATATACTGCAAGATCTTAAGAAAAAGGAAAGAGACATGCGATATCCCCTCATATTTAGTCGAAGCCACCGCCTATGGTCAGCGTTTCATTGCGACGCAGACGCTGGGTTCTGGgtttcagcaccatggagagCACCCGACGTCCATAACCCTTTATCACAGCAAGAcccaaaataaatcattaaaatcTAATCCAATAAAGCCAGATTACAGGTTAATGTTTTGTCTTTTCCACAACTAAAGAGACAGACATGGGCTTGCCATTGGGTGATGGAATGAGGATTAGAGCATCATGCGCAAGTCAGCTCCATCCACTGTATTTCAGCTATGCATAGATACTGCGGAACGGAAGACATTTCTGTCGTCCATAactatacatgtatttgttcttAAGCACGTTCAACCAACGTTAATGATGTGACCTTGGATTTGTTTTTTTAGTATGCAGAGTTCTATAGGTATCACACGCGACCTTCACCAGTCCTGTATTGTTGTGGTGTTTACGTTATAGGCTTCCATCTTAGTAAGAGGGGTGGCGCATGGCTCACTGTGACTAGTCGGCCATTGCCAATAAAACACGCATCTAATATTATAAAGCCTTTATGAATATACAATGCAGAACAGATTTCAATAGTTGATTAATTCGATAGTATGTTACTTTCTATAAATAGCTGGCCTAAAATCCCATCTGTTGCTTTTCTGATGTAAGGTTTCTATCCTTTGCATGTAAATGTAAAGTATAGAAAAAACTGTATGAAATATTTTTACCTAATTTTCATGCCTGTTACACACAGAAAAGAGCAATCTATACTGTATCTGAATTAATTATGGGAAGTTTTCATCGATTTCACCTCTTACTGAGTCAAATCAATACTGGTAATGAGCCTGATGGTCTGCTGGATAAACCTCTGAATATGAGATattacagacaaacagaaaaatattATCTGATGTAATCTTGTAGAGATTagatttaagttttttttgttgtaaataacCACAATTAATGCACAGGTAATAGTGTATAGGTTTTgtctaattttttaaaatcttttctgttTCCAGAAGACGTTGCTGCCCACCTGAAGACAGACACGATACAGAAATATAACAGAGGCTGTCTCAGTCAAGCTGATTGTTATCTCCTCAACAGGCTGTTCATTGGACAATCTCCTACTAGGCTTTAGATGCCCAGTGGCAGCCTGTAGCCCGGGACTTCCAGCTCCCAGAAGCATTGAGTCTTTTAGACCCCCAGGAACTTCCCTGGCAGACACACTTCTGACCCAGTGCGGCAAAGCTCCTGGACGCCTCTCCGAGTCACTATGGGAACCGTGCTGTCTTTGTCACCTAGCTACCGAAAGGCGGCTCTGTTTGAAGATGGACCGGCCACCGTGGGCCACTACACAGCTGTCCAGAACAGCAAGAATGCCAAAGACAAGAACCTGAAGCGGCATTCGCTCATCAATGTGCTCCCATGGAAGCGGATTGTAGCGGTGTCTGCTAAGAAGAAAGGCTCCAAAAAAGTGCAGCCTAATGGCACCTACCAGAACAATGTAACGCACCTGAACAATGAGAACCTGAAGAAGTCACAATCCTGTGCCAATCTATCCACCTTCACACAGGATCAAAGCACTCCAGCTCTCACCAAGAGCTCCAATAACACAACATCATCTGTGAAGAAGGCACCCTTAACCAACTCCAATGTGGCCCCTGGGACCCCTAAGCGAGTGATTGTCCAGGCCTCCACCAGTGAGCTGCTGCGCTGCCTTGGGGAGTTTTTGTGCAGACGTTGCTACCGGCTGAAACACCTGTCACCTACTGACCCAGTGCTGTGGCTACGCAGTGTGGACCGCTCCCTGCTGCTCCAGGGCTGGCAGGACCAGGGATTCATCACTCCTGCAAATGTGGTCTTTGTCTACATGCTGTGCCGTGACGTGGTCTCCTCTGAGGTGGCCACAGAGCATGAGCTGCAAGCAGTTCTGCTTACCTGTCTCTACCTGTCTTATTCATACATGGGCAATGAGATCTCCTACCCTCTGAAGCCCTTCTTGGTGGAGAGCTCCAAGGAAACCTTCTGGGACCGCTGCCTATCCATCATCAACCTGATGAGCGCAAAGATGCTCCAAATCAACTCAGACCCGCACTACTTCACTCAGGTGTTTGCTGACCTGAAGAACGAGagccagaaggaggaggagaggagccgCCTGCTCATTGGCCTGGACCGGTGAGGGGATGCTGGGGGGGAGCTGAGGGGTTTACGGGAGGTGGGGGATACTCCAGTCTGGCATTTTGACAAGTTTGAAGTGACAGGCTTTAAAGCTTATTTCTACTAttacaatttatttattattgtccaAACTGAAGTGGGGCTAGGAAGCAGTGGATTTTCAACAACTGTGATGAATAGCTGAAGACACTTAAAATTGTGTGTGAGTGAAGGGGCTTTTGAGATTTCTGATGGTTATTTTGACTGATCTTAGTTATAAATATTATCATTGTATTAACAACATAAGAGATGCTGTTGCCAACAAAAATGGAGCATAGGGACTTTGCTAGTACAAGACAAAAGATCAACCTTTTTGACTCTAGATACTAAATCAAGACTAAATTCTATTTTCAAATAACTAATGAGTGGATTTCTGTAAACCTGG
The nucleotide sequence above comes from Sphaeramia orbicularis chromosome 19, fSphaOr1.1, whole genome shotgun sequence. Encoded proteins:
- the cdk5r1b gene encoding cyclin-dependent kinase 5 activator 1b isoform X2: MGTVLSLSPSYRKAALFEDGPATVGHYTAVQNSKNAKDKNLKRHSLINVLPWKRIVAVSAKKKGSKKVQPNGTYQNNVTHLNNENLKKSQSCANLSTFTQDQSTPALTKSSNNTTSSVKKAPLTNSNVAPGTPKRVIVQASTSELLRCLGEFLCRRCYRLKHLSPTDPVLWLRSVDRSLLLQGWQDQGFITPANVVFVYMLCRDVVSSEVATEHELQAVLLTCLYLSYSYMGNEISYPLKPFLVESSKETFWDRCLSIINLMSAKMLQINSDPHYFTQVFADLKNESQKEEERSRLLIGLDR
- the cdk5r1b gene encoding cyclin-dependent kinase 5 activator 1b isoform X1; the protein is MGTVLSLSPSYRKAALFEDGPATVGHYTAVQNSKNAKDKNLKRHSLINVLPWKRIVAVSAKKKGSKKVQPNGTYQNNVTHLNNENLKKSQSCANLSTFTQDQSTPALTKSSNNTTSSVKKAPLTNSNVAPGTPKRVIVQASTSELLRCLGEFLCRRCYRLKHLSPTDPVLWLRSVDRSLLLQGWQDQGFITPANVVFVYMLCRDVVSSEVATEHELQAVLLTCLYLSYSYMGNEISYPLKPFLVESSKETFWDRCLSIINLMSAKMLQINSDPHYFTQVFADLKNESQKEEERSRLLIGLDRRVRAIA